The Hyperthermus butylicus DSM 5456 genome includes a region encoding these proteins:
- the sfsA gene encoding DNA/RNA nuclease SfsA has product MATIPAYVECRILRRVNRFVVEVEAEGEHILAHNTNTGRLLDVLVPGRLGLCRPLERPGRTRYRLFAVEYAGGFAVIDTRLQEEAFARAVELGLIPWLRSCRVASWRPRLGSSVLDLLLDCRDGRVYVETKSAVLMGPNATAMYPDCPTPRGRRHIRELIEHASRGYRVALVFIAALPGARRFKPNPEGDPEIPGLIARATRAGVLVKAVGMDFDPEQHGVRLYNTDLPVALD; this is encoded by the coding sequence GTGGCTACGATTCCGGCATATGTTGAGTGCAGGATTTTAAGGAGGGTTAATCGCTTCGTTGTAGAGGTTGAAGCTGAAGGAGAACACATACTAGCCCATAACACGAATACTGGTCGCCTCCTCGACGTGCTTGTGCCCGGTCGCCTTGGGCTCTGTAGGCCCTTGGAGAGGCCTGGTAGGACCCGCTACCGGCTCTTTGCGGTAGAGTATGCTGGCGGCTTCGCGGTTATCGATACGAGGCTCCAGGAAGAAGCATTCGCCAGGGCGGTGGAGCTAGGCCTCATACCCTGGCTGAGGAGCTGCAGGGTTGCCAGCTGGAGGCCCCGGCTTGGCTCCTCGGTGCTCGACCTCCTGCTGGACTGTAGGGATGGGAGGGTATACGTTGAGACTAAGAGCGCAGTGCTAATGGGTCCCAACGCCACGGCTATGTACCCGGATTGCCCCACGCCTCGTGGACGGAGGCACATACGCGAACTCATAGAGCATGCCAGCCGAGGCTATCGTGTAGCCTTGGTCTTCATCGCCGCACTACCCGGCGCTAGGAGGTTTAAGCCAAACCCTGAAGGAGACCCGGAGATACCGGGTCTCATAGCCAGGGCTACCAGGGCTGGGGTGCTGGTAAAGGCGGTGGGCATGGATTTTGACCCCGAGCAGCATGGTGTAAGGCTCTACAACACAGACTTACCCGTTGCACTGGACTAG